A window of the Acidovorax sp. YS12 genome harbors these coding sequences:
- a CDS encoding cache domain-containing protein — MPPLLPRASDGAPLAHPHADGSGFFQYHGIWAPGVRAFRRLRFMSKAAIISLAFMLPLLALVGWLLLANFDNTMQERKDATRQHVEVAHGVLAWAHAQEQAGTLTREQAQQQALRLIEKLRYERQEYFWINDLHPRMVMHPFKPELNGQDVGGLKDPNGLALFSAFADMVRRNGQGFVPYQWPKPGSDTPVDKVSYVLGFAPWGWVIGSGIYVDDVQQVLLRRLAWTGSCVLATLLVAGYLFLSFYRVMDGGLRETRRHLRAMTNGDLTTSPEPWGSDEAADLMVELHKMQDALRGMVWRVRRSGEEIVHTATEIASGAMDLSRRTEAAAASLEESAASMEEIASTVNNSTEHVQEASQMARHNAEMATDGGRVMQEVVQTMEGIRASSAKIAEIIATIDGIAFQTNLLALNAAVEAARAGEQGRGFAVVATEVRNLAGLSAAAAREIKALIGSSVEQIASGAQVVRKAGATIEDIVASSQHVNQLLGEIATGAREQNQGIAQIGQAVQQLDQMTQQNAALVEETAAASSAMQEQAHTLAVEVAHFKMPAHVNERMTQDDARLALERREGFDFDQAIEAHRLWKVKLRQAIANHEQLDADTICRDDRCPLGQWLHGDGGQRWGGRPLFTQLLQKHAAFHQRAGSVARKINAGQYTDADQLIGAGSDFAQVSLEVTTLLASAKRSL; from the coding sequence ATGCCCCCCCTGCTCCCCCGCGCCAGCGACGGCGCGCCCCTGGCGCACCCGCACGCCGACGGCTCCGGCTTCTTCCAGTACCACGGCATATGGGCCCCTGGCGTACGGGCCTTCCGCCGCCTGCGTTTCATGTCCAAGGCCGCGATCATTTCGCTGGCCTTCATGCTGCCGCTGCTCGCCCTGGTGGGCTGGCTGCTGCTGGCCAACTTCGACAACACCATGCAGGAGCGCAAGGACGCCACGCGCCAGCACGTGGAGGTGGCGCACGGCGTGCTGGCCTGGGCCCATGCCCAGGAGCAGGCGGGCACGCTCACGCGCGAACAGGCGCAGCAGCAGGCGCTGCGCCTGATCGAGAAGCTGCGCTACGAGCGGCAGGAATATTTCTGGATCAACGACCTGCACCCGCGCATGGTCATGCACCCCTTCAAGCCCGAGCTGAACGGCCAGGACGTGGGCGGCCTCAAGGACCCGAACGGCCTGGCGCTGTTCAGCGCCTTCGCCGACATGGTGCGCCGCAACGGCCAGGGCTTCGTGCCCTACCAGTGGCCCAAGCCGGGCAGCGACACGCCGGTGGACAAGGTCTCCTACGTGCTCGGCTTCGCGCCCTGGGGCTGGGTGATCGGCTCGGGCATCTACGTCGATGACGTGCAGCAGGTCCTGCTGCGCCGGCTGGCCTGGACGGGCTCGTGCGTGCTCGCCACGCTGCTGGTGGCGGGCTACCTGTTCCTGAGCTTCTACCGCGTGATGGACGGCGGCCTGCGCGAGACGCGCCGCCACCTGCGCGCCATGACGAACGGCGACCTGACCACCTCCCCCGAACCCTGGGGCAGCGACGAGGCCGCCGACCTGATGGTGGAGCTGCACAAGATGCAGGACGCACTGCGCGGCATGGTCTGGCGCGTGCGCCGCTCGGGCGAGGAGATCGTGCACACGGCCACCGAGATCGCCAGCGGCGCCATGGACCTGTCGCGCCGCACCGAGGCGGCGGCGGCAAGCCTGGAGGAGTCGGCGGCGTCGATGGAGGAGATCGCCTCTACGGTGAACAACAGCACCGAGCACGTGCAGGAGGCATCGCAGATGGCGCGCCACAACGCCGAGATGGCGACGGACGGCGGACGCGTCATGCAGGAGGTGGTGCAGACCATGGAGGGCATCCGCGCCTCGTCGGCCAAGATCGCCGAGATCATCGCCACCATCGACGGCATCGCCTTCCAGACCAACCTGCTGGCGCTGAACGCTGCCGTCGAAGCCGCGCGCGCGGGCGAGCAGGGGCGCGGCTTCGCCGTGGTGGCCACCGAGGTGCGCAACCTCGCGGGCCTGAGCGCCGCGGCGGCGCGCGAGATCAAGGCCCTCATCGGCAGCAGCGTGGAGCAGATCGCCAGCGGCGCGCAGGTGGTGCGCAAGGCCGGCGCCACCATCGAGGACATCGTGGCATCGTCGCAGCACGTCAACCAGCTGCTGGGCGAAATCGCCACCGGCGCGCGCGAGCAGAACCAGGGCATCGCCCAGATCGGCCAGGCCGTGCAGCAGCTCGACCAGATGACGCAGCAGAACGCCGCGCTGGTCGAGGAGACAGCGGCCGCATCGTCGGCCATGCAGGAGCAGGCCCACACCCTGGCCGTGGAGGTGGCGCACTTCAAGATGCCCGCCCACGTGAACGAACGCATGACGCAGGACGACGCGCGCCTGGCGCTGGAGCGCCGCGAGGGCTTCGACTTCGACCAGGCCATCGAGGCCCACCGCCTGTGGAAGGTGAAGCTGCGCCAGGCCATCGCCAACCACGAACAACTCGACGCCGACACCATTTGCCGCGACGACCGCTGTCCGCTGGGCCAGTGGCTGCACGGCGATGGCGGCCAGCGCTGGGGCGGGCGCCCGCTGTTCACGCAACTGCTGCAGAAGCACGCCGCCTTCCACCAGCGCGCGGGCAGCGTGGCGCGCAAGATCAACGCCGGCCAGTACACCGACGCCGACCAGCTGATCGGCGCGGGCTCGGACTTCGCGCAGGTCTCGCTGGAAGTGACCACGCTGCTGGCCAGTGCCAAGCGCAGCCTGTGA
- a CDS encoding alpha/beta hydrolase has translation MTSIVFSHANSFPASTYRVLFSHLRQRGFEVSAVERYGHDAQYPVTSNWPHLVQQLADFAAAQQQRTGQRAFLVGHSLGGFLSAMAAARHPELARGVVLIDSPLIGGWRASALGVAKHTQVVGAVSPGRVSRARRNTWASTQEALEHFRRKKAFARWDAEVLQDYVTHCLDDDAHGKRVLAFDRAVETQIYNTLPHNLAHLLRQHPLRCRAAFIGGRDSVEMRQVGMAMTRRITEGRIMMLDGTHLFPMEQPAATAAAIEAAVLNLAG, from the coding sequence ATGACCTCCATCGTCTTCTCGCACGCCAATAGCTTCCCGGCCAGCACCTACCGCGTGCTGTTCAGCCACCTGCGCCAGCGCGGCTTCGAGGTCAGCGCGGTCGAGCGCTACGGCCACGACGCGCAATACCCCGTCACCAGCAACTGGCCCCACCTGGTGCAGCAACTGGCCGACTTCGCCGCCGCGCAGCAGCAGCGCACCGGGCAGCGCGCCTTCCTGGTGGGGCACTCGCTGGGCGGCTTCCTCAGCGCCATGGCCGCCGCGCGGCACCCGGAGCTGGCGCGCGGCGTGGTGCTGATCGACTCGCCCCTGATCGGCGGCTGGCGCGCCAGCGCCCTGGGCGTGGCCAAGCACACGCAGGTGGTGGGCGCCGTCTCGCCCGGGCGCGTGAGCCGCGCGCGGCGCAACACCTGGGCCAGCACGCAGGAGGCGCTGGAGCACTTTCGCCGCAAGAAGGCCTTTGCCCGCTGGGACGCCGAGGTGCTGCAGGACTACGTGACCCACTGCCTGGACGACGACGCGCACGGCAAGCGCGTGCTCGCCTTCGACCGTGCCGTGGAAACGCAGATCTACAACACCCTGCCGCACAACCTGGCGCATCTGCTGCGCCAGCACCCGCTGCGCTGCCGCGCCGCCTTCATCGGCGGGCGCGACTCGGTGGAAATGCGCCAGGTGGGCATGGCGATGACACGGCGCATCACCGAGGGCCGCATCATGATGCTCGACGGCACCCATCTGTTCCCGATGGAGCAGCCCGCCGCCACGGCCGCCGCCATCGAGGCGGCGGTGCTGAACCTCGCGGGCTGA
- a CDS encoding DUF2236 domain-containing protein encodes MTDAQLRAANEAELNAMQLDTDPLADDTIARILGPWPAGMPEPDAPQWQAIATVNRVIAQWTDNASLHTWQPGDDVPAPIAQALRDYVDAAQALPPWADARKIARAEQLFMEHGALSCLLLFCASLPECYVIPDLSAVLHTSGQLEQHTEYRIRATAAMIFPVMLHGGLTRPQGCGVAQVLKVRLIHATIRNLILHGNPQDAGGRLRSGQVPALALQAGVPVTMYGAMYARGWNLAQQGAPCNQEEQAYTLLTFGYVFLRGMRRLGIGLPPADEEAFLHAWNVIGHILGIDNALMVHNMHQGASLMAQMQERGRASPVTPDPRPALGQALMQTMAQAIPWGPAKAFPPLMTHYLCGTQTAQDLGIDTRAVPWTSKLLFHGLLGTARAIDRLVRLLLPRFSLTRMLARAVSYQFMSRLLMSQTRPLQLPEQLLNPMQEAVASWSDDPRAPAWVNRLEDRLTTTGTWRLHTATAARPQPQGAAHTAPQTPA; translated from the coding sequence ATGACGGATGCCCAACTGCGCGCTGCCAACGAGGCGGAACTCAACGCCATGCAGCTCGACACCGATCCGCTGGCCGACGACACCATCGCCCGCATCCTCGGCCCCTGGCCCGCGGGCATGCCCGAACCGGACGCCCCGCAGTGGCAGGCCATCGCCACCGTGAACCGGGTCATCGCCCAATGGACCGACAACGCCAGCCTGCACACCTGGCAGCCCGGCGACGACGTGCCGGCCCCCATCGCCCAGGCCCTGCGCGACTACGTGGACGCGGCGCAGGCCCTGCCCCCGTGGGCCGACGCGCGCAAGATCGCCCGCGCCGAGCAGCTGTTCATGGAACACGGCGCGCTGTCGTGCCTGCTGCTGTTCTGCGCCAGCCTGCCCGAGTGCTATGTGATTCCGGACCTCTCGGCCGTGCTCCATACCTCGGGCCAGCTGGAGCAGCACACCGAGTACCGCATCCGCGCCACCGCCGCCATGATCTTCCCGGTGATGCTGCACGGCGGCCTGACGCGGCCCCAGGGCTGCGGCGTGGCCCAGGTGCTGAAGGTGCGCCTCATCCACGCCACCATCCGCAACCTGATCCTGCACGGCAATCCCCAGGATGCCGGGGGGCGCCTCCGGTCGGGGCAGGTCCCGGCGCTGGCGCTGCAGGCCGGCGTCCCCGTGACCATGTACGGCGCCATGTACGCACGCGGCTGGAACCTCGCGCAGCAGGGCGCGCCGTGCAACCAGGAGGAGCAGGCCTACACCCTGCTGACCTTCGGCTACGTGTTCCTGCGCGGCATGCGGCGCCTGGGCATCGGCCTGCCGCCGGCCGATGAGGAGGCATTCCTGCACGCCTGGAACGTGATCGGCCACATTCTCGGCATCGACAACGCGCTGATGGTGCACAACATGCACCAGGGCGCGTCGCTGATGGCGCAGATGCAGGAGCGCGGCCGGGCCAGCCCCGTCACTCCGGATCCGCGCCCCGCGCTGGGCCAGGCCCTGATGCAGACCATGGCCCAGGCCATTCCATGGGGGCCGGCCAAGGCCTTTCCGCCCCTCATGACGCACTACCTGTGCGGCACGCAAACCGCGCAGGACCTGGGCATCGACACCCGCGCCGTCCCCTGGACCAGCAAGCTCCTGTTCCATGGCCTGCTGGGCACCGCGCGGGCCATCGACCGGCTGGTGCGCCTCCTGCTGCCGCGCTTTTCCCTCACTCGCATGCTGGCCCGCGCGGTGAGCTACCAGTTCATGAGCCGCCTGCTCATGAGCCAGACACGCCCCCTGCAGTTGCCCGAGCAGCTGCTCAACCCCATGCAGGAAGCCGTCGCCAGCTGGAGCGACGACCCGCGCGCGCCCGCCTGGGTCAACCGCCTGGAAGACCGGCTGACCACCACCGGCACCTGGCGCCTGCACACCGCCACGGCAGCGCGGCCTCAGCCGCAGGGCGCGGCCCACACCGCACCACAGACCCCCGCTTGA